The window TCCAAAAGCCAATCCCAGCACACCTGCCGGAACAACGGCAATTAAAAGTTTCCAGTAAAAATCGAACTTATGCAGGAACCGCTTCAGGAACGTCACCCCTCTTTGTACGAAACCGATCCCTTCAACAGCATCCTTCTCAAAAACAGTCACCTGATTGAGTCGGAAAAACCGTTTCCAGTAGAGAAAGACCACCGACAGGATGGCTCCAAACTGAATAATTACAGTAAATGCCTTTACAAACGGCGTACTCTCCACGCCAAGCAGAGCCTGGGTAATAATCATGTGCCCGGTAGACGAAACGGGCAGAAACTCGGTCAAACCTTCTACAACAGCAATTACAATCGCCTCTAGACTACTCATTGATTCTCGTCGTAATTATTTTGCTTCCCCCTTTCTGCTCCCCTTTACCGGATAGAGGATTCCTACAATCATCAATACGAAGCCGGCCAGGCAGACAAGAGGGGCCACTTTAATGCGCCGCGCACTAAAAATATCGGGCTCGAAACCTTCGAAGCTGGTTGCATTACCGCTCATCAGCAGAAAACCTGTAATGATGACGAGGACTGCAACACCGCAAATGATGAGGTTCTTTTTATGAAAAGCTAAGTTATTATGAGACATATTATTGAGGTTATGAGTTTAATATCTTACCTGTTTTGATCTACACGTAGTAGAGCTCCCCGGTATTCATCTTCAGGTAGCGGTTCACTGCAAAATAGGTGGCCACTGTGGAGATGAGCACTCCCAGGAGAATCACCACGATGAATATGGCAAGCAGGTCGGTTACGCCAACTATCGACCGCAGTTCTGCATACTCGTTGTTGAAATAGGCCAGAATCAGCAGGATGATGCCGTCGGCTACAATGCCCGCGACGATTCCGGTATATATATTGCTCCGGATAAAAGGCCTCCGGATAAAGTTCCAATTGGCACCAACAAGCTTCATTGTATTGATAATAAACCGTTTGGAATAGACGCTCAACCGAATGGTGTTCCGGATCAGCGTAAATGAGATAAACATCAGCACTGCGGCCAGGATCAGCAAGATCAGGGTCACCTTCGAGAGATTGTCGTTGATAAGATCGATCGCTTCCTGTTGGTAGAGCAGATCATGCACGTTGTTCTGCTGTTTGATCAGCTTGCTGATAACCGCAATACTGTCGCTGTTGGCATATTCCGAATGGAGATGGATCTCAATGGCATCCTGAACCGGATTATATCCCAGCAGCTCTTCGGGATCCTCGCCCAGCTCCTTGATCAACTCCTCCTTTGCCTCCTCCTTGCTGATAAAGCGGGAAGATCTCACAAATGGCTGTCCGTCGAGATTTTTTTTCAACCGCTGAATCCCGGCATCGGTAACGTTGCTGTCAAGCATCACGCTGAAACTCATATTTTCTCTCACGAATTTCGACAATCCGTTACCCATGAACAGAATCAGTATGGTCAGACCCAGCAGGACCAGCACCAGTGAAATACTGATGGTAGAGGTAACCTTTGCATTTACAAAACGTGCAGTGGATATCTTTTTCTTTTTCGACATACAAAAGGATTACGCCGGGTTCCCCCGGCAGCACACAATTAGACGGTCTATTCCAAATTGGTTGCAAAGTAACAAAATTATTGGGAAAAGCGGAAATTTACCCTGGTAATTATCAACAAGAAAGATTAATTTTCTCAAAACACCCTTTTTCTCAACCTCGCCTCCTCTCGTTTCATGGAGCGCTGCTTGCCGCTCCATATCAGGGATGCCGCAATTGAGACCAGCAAGAAGGAGGCGATTACCAGCAATGAGGAGAGGTTCGAAATATGGAAATCCCAGTCGGCGGTGTGCGCATAATGGTTGAAGATCATCTTGAAACCGATAAAGATCAGGATTCCGCTCAGTGCATACTTCAGGAAATGGAAAAGATCCATGATACCCCTCAGCGCAAAATAGAGCGAACGTAACCCCAAAATGGCAAAGATATTGGAAGTGTAGACGATGAATGTGTTGGTAGAAACCGAAAGTACCGCGGGAATGGAATCTATGGCAAAAATCAGGTCGGTAAACTCGATTACCAGCAAGGCCAGAAAGAAGGGGGTAGCATACAGTTTTCTGTCGATTCTCCTAAAAAAAACGGGCTCCGACATATCCTCGTGCACCGGAAACAGTCTCCTGAAAATCTTTACCACGCCGTTACTGTTCGGATCTTTCGGCTCATCCACCTTTTCTCGATCCAGCAGGTTTAGCTCGTCAAACATCATCTTGCCGCCAGTAAACAACAGGAATACGCCAAAGAGGTACATGATCCAGGCAAACCGTTCGATCAGTGCCACACCGGCAAAAATAAAGATTGCCCTGAAAACGATTGCCCCCAGAATTCCCCAGAAGAGAACGGTATGCTGATGTTCCGGTTTGATCTTGAAGGCGGAAAATATAATGATAAATACAAAAAGGTTATCTATGCTGAGTGACTCTTCGACCAGATAGGCGGTAAAAAATTCGAGCGCACTCTCCTTACCGAAAACCATGTAAACACCCACATTGAAAATGAATGCCAACGATATCCAGAAGAGACTGAGCCATAATGCCCGCTTGACATCGATAACCGTACCCTTCCTATTGAAGAGAAACATGTCGAGCGACAGGAGAGCTATTACAAGAATGATAAAACCTATCCAAAACGATGAACTTACTTCCATACTAAAAAATAACCTTTAAAAAATTCAATTCAAGTTTCAAACTTTTTGCGATCCAACTGTCGCTTGTAAAAATTTAAGCTTTTTATCTTAAT of the Petrimonas mucosa genome contains:
- a CDS encoding TerC family protein, which codes for MEVSSSFWIGFIILVIALLSLDMFLFNRKGTVIDVKRALWLSLFWISLAFIFNVGVYMVFGKESALEFFTAYLVEESLSIDNLFVFIIIFSAFKIKPEHQHTVLFWGILGAIVFRAIFIFAGVALIERFAWIMYLFGVFLLFTGGKMMFDELNLLDREKVDEPKDPNSNGVVKIFRRLFPVHEDMSEPVFFRRIDRKLYATPFFLALLVIEFTDLIFAIDSIPAVLSVSTNTFIVYTSNIFAILGLRSLYFALRGIMDLFHFLKYALSGILIFIGFKMIFNHYAHTADWDFHISNLSSLLVIASFLLVSIAASLIWSGKQRSMKREEARLRKRVF
- a CDS encoding DUF3098 domain-containing protein, producing MSHNNLAFHKKNLIICGVAVLVIITGFLLMSGNATSFEGFEPDIFSARRIKVAPLVCLAGFVLMIVGILYPVKGSRKGEAK
- a CDS encoding cell division protein FtsX; translated protein: MSKKKKISTARFVNAKVTSTISISLVLVLLGLTILILFMGNGLSKFVRENMSFSVMLDSNVTDAGIQRLKKNLDGQPFVRSSRFISKEEAKEELIKELGEDPEELLGYNPVQDAIEIHLHSEYANSDSIAVISKLIKQQNNVHDLLYQQEAIDLINDNLSKVTLILLILAAVLMFISFTLIRNTIRLSVYSKRFIINTMKLVGANWNFIRRPFIRSNIYTGIVAGIVADGIILLILAYFNNEYAELRSIVGVTDLLAIFIVVILLGVLISTVATYFAVNRYLKMNTGELYYV